The following are encoded together in the Humulus lupulus chromosome 5, drHumLupu1.1, whole genome shotgun sequence genome:
- the LOC133833984 gene encoding protein INAPERTURATE POLLEN1: MLKAVNGFFGKKKTNPSFKDYYLDWFNQLKNNHLPSLRRSIHDSSIAQLSTQVDIVRHHFHSYYDALDLAASDDVTQLLYPDWRNPLEKPFLWLGDLHPYLFTNLLRSFFDDGDDEDGSEENDTVFEKLAGDVLFSEVGEVFNRPWHIVMAWKNPSDVLMGRIEQIECGLRLMVPALGLRARKAQGGLVETVAGDWARRREVAGEVVEKALGSEMEELAAVFVDANRLRRSVLAEIIGATSVYQAALFLEGLAQFLVGFRDPDLVSDFLTCKTPLTLTKIS, translated from the coding sequence ATGCTGAAAGCCGTTAATGGCTTCTTCGGGAAGAAGAAAACAAACCCTTCTTTCAAAGACTACTACTTAGACTGGTTCAACCAACTCAAGAACAACCACCTCCCGAGTCTCCGCCGCTCAATCCACGACTCCTCCATAGCCCAACTCTCCACCCAAGTCGACATCGTCCGCCACCACTTCCACTCCTACTACGACGCTCTCGACCTCGCCGCCTCCGACGACGTCACTCAGCTCCTCTACCCCGACTGGCGTAACCCGCTAGAGAAGCCCTTCCTCTGGCTCGGCGATCTCCACCCTTATCTCTTCACCAACCTCCTCCGCTCCTTCTTCGACGACGGCGACGACGAAGACGGCTCCGAAGAAAACGACACCGTTTTCGAGAAACTCGCCGGGGACGTATTGTTTAGCGAGGTGGGAGAGGTTTTCAACCGTCCTTGGCACATCGTCATGGCGTGGAAGAACCCGTCTGATGTCTTAATGGGCCGGATCGAGCAGATTGAATGTGGGCTTAGGCTTATGGTCCCAGCTTTGGGCCTTCGAGCTAGGAAGGCCCAAGGTGGGCTTGTGGAAACGGTGGCTGGGGATTGGGCCCGGAGGAGGGAGGTGGCGGGtgaggtggtggagaaggcgttGGGGAGTGAAATGGAGGAGTTGGCGGCGGTGTTTGTCGACGCTAATAGGCTTCGCCGGAGTGTTTTGGCTGAGATTATTGGGGCCACAAGTGTTTATCAGGCTGCTCTGTTTCTTGAAGGCCTGGCCCAATTTCTTGTTGGGTTTAGGGACCCTGATTTGGTTTCTGACTTTCTAACTTGCAAGACTCCTCTCACTCTCACTAAAATTTCTTAG
- the LOC133779965 gene encoding zinc finger BED domain-containing protein DAYSLEEPER-like encodes MSTQDVIESNFVDDVDYVHSTHTQEAQSLGNTRDESESKSTKRKRTSPAWDHFTLQKIDGKLKVVCNHCGRKLGGESSNGTKHLFAHVKRCPVIKEQLAMNPNPNASPSVTTYNFDPELGRKKLAQMIILHEYPLSMVEHSGFIDYSNTLCPMFKMLSRNTIRSDILKMYKVEKEKCSQILENNRSRIAITIDMWTANHQKMGYMTVTAHFIDDS; translated from the coding sequence ATGTCTACCCAAgatgttatcgaatctaattttGTCGATGATGTTGATTATGTTCATTCAACACATACACAAGAGGCACAATCTCTAGGAAATACAAGAGATGAAAGTGAGAGTAAAAGTACTAAAAGAAAGAGAACATCTCCTGCATGGGATCATTTTACATTGCAAAAAATTGATGGTAAACTGAAGGTAGTTTGTAACCATTGTGGGAGGAAATTAGGGGGAGAGAGTAGTAATGGGACTAAACATTTGTTTGCTCATGTGAAAAGATGCCCAGTAATAAAGGAACAACTTGCCATGAATCCTAATCCTAATGCAAGTCCTTCAGTCACAACTTACAATTTTGATCCTGAACTAGGGAGAAAAAAGTTAGCTCAAATGATCATTTTACATGAATACCCTTTATCGATGGTGGAGCATAGTGGTTTTATAGACTATTCAAATACTCTTTGCCCTATGTTTAAAATGTTGTCAAGGAATACAATTAGGTCTGATATTTTGAAAATGTACAAAGTTGAGAAGGAAAAATGTAGCCAAATTTTGGAGAATAATAGAAGTAGAATAGCTATAACCATTGATATGTGGACTGCCAATCATCAAAAGATGGGATATATGACTGTGACAGCTCATTTCATAGATGACTCTTGA